CGTGTCGTTGCTGCGGCCCGGCGTGACATAACGCCACTTCGCCCGCCCCTTGTCACCCTCGCCCTCGAACACGAACACGAGCGTCCTTCGGTTGTCGCGCTCGAGCACAGCACTCTTCGGGACGAGGATCCGATCCGGGAACCGCTCGGCCGAAAGTGACGCGCGCGCGAACATCCCTGGCAGAATCCGGCCGCTCGGGTTGCGGACCGAGATGCTGACGCGGGCGTTGCGGAGCTCCGGATCCACCACGGGATTGATCGACTGGATGCGTCCCTCGAATACCTCGCCCGGGAATGCAGCGAATGTGACGCGTGCCGTACGTCCGACTGCCAGATAGCCGATGTTGCCCTCCAGCACCTTCGCATCCACCCGGATCGGATCCATCGCCTGTACCGTCAGCAGCTCGTCACCGACGTTCACGTATTGACCGGGCACGACCTTCAGATTGGCGACACGGCCGGGGAACGGTGCGACGATGCGGGTACGCAGCAGATTGATCTCCGCACGGTCCACCGCGACACGGGCCGCATCCAGACCGCTGCGCGCACGGGCGGCCGTATCGCGCTCCGCGCGCACGCGCGGGTCTTCGATACGATCGTCGCTGAGCGTCGTCTCCCGATACGTCATCTCCGCCTGACGCAGTCGCGCCTGCGCCTCTTCCAGTGACAGCCGGTATTCCGTCGGGTCGATCTCGATGAGAACGGCGCCCTGCGCCATGGCCTGGTTTTCGGAGACACGCACCGCCTTCACCTGGCCGCTCACCTGCGACCGCACCGCTGTCTGCTGCCACGACGCCGCCTCCCCCGGCGCGCTCACGGTCAGCACCAGCGTGTCCTGGATCACCTCCGCACCTTCCACAGCCACGGCGAGGTCCGTGCTGAACGCATCGCCTGCGGAATTCTCCGGCAGGTCACCCGTCGGGCGTTCCGGTGCCTGACCTGACGCCTCCTGCTTGTGGTTGATGCGGTAGTACACACCCGCCCCCGCCAGCGAGAGCACCAGCAGAACGGCCGAGGCGGTGATGACCCGTTTCGAGACTTTCATGAGTGCGTCCTGTGGCGAGCGG
This DNA window, taken from Longimicrobiales bacterium, encodes the following:
- a CDS encoding efflux RND transporter periplasmic adaptor subunit, producing the protein MKVSKRVITASAVLLVLSLAGAGVYYRINHKQEASGQAPERPTGDLPENSAGDAFSTDLAVAVEGAEVIQDTLVLTVSAPGEAASWQQTAVRSQVSGQVKAVRVSENQAMAQGAVLIEIDPTEYRLSLEEAQARLRQAEMTYRETTLSDDRIEDPRVRAERDTAARARSGLDAARVAVDRAEINLLRTRIVAPFPGRVANLKVVPGQYVNVGDELLTVQAMDPIRVDAKVLEGNIGYLAVGRTARVTFAAFPGEVFEGRIQSINPVVDPELRNARVSISVRNPSGRILPGMFARASLSAERFPDRILVPKSAVLERDNRRTLVFVFEGEGDKGRAKWRYVTPGRSNDTHVEIVENADTEMLAPGEIVLVSGHYTLSHDIPVRLVDNVAKAEGARPR